A genomic region of Columba livia isolate bColLiv1 breed racing homer chromosome 12, bColLiv1.pat.W.v2, whole genome shotgun sequence contains the following coding sequences:
- the SASH3 gene encoding SAM and SH3 domain-containing protein 3 isoform X3, with protein MLRRKPSNAGEKEPGHRKLSLQRSSSFKDFAKSKVSSPVPSETEFNLEENIPEDEPSSTGADSAARSSGMKLGKKWRAVISRTMNRKMGRMAVKALAEGKGDMEEDEGSLCPLSPGSSTEEPSHDKLPLSYLEMEEDGHPPISRQLSSGSDVSSPRGSNRESLGLEESGPAYTGPFCGRARVHTDFTPSPYDKDSLKLRKGDIIGIIEKPPVGTWTGLLNNRVGSFKFIYVDIIPEESAPARKSRGPGKSKRLKPKTLHELLERINLQEHTSTLLLNGYQTLEDFKELRETHLIELNITDPQHRTKLLTAAELLLDYDTASEPEEGDSFEAQPSPSELKGDIPRDSGCFEGSETLDSSRDEAELGGPEGQLQALSLVESS; from the exons ATGCTGCGCCGCAAGCCCTCCAACGCCGGTGAGAAGGAGCCAGGACACAGGAAG CTCTCCCTTCAGCGCTCCAGCAGCTTCAAGGACTTTGCCAAGTCCAAAGTCAGCTCCCCCGTGCCGAGCGAGACAGAGTTCAACCTGGAGGAGAAC ATCCCTGAGGATGAGCCCAGCAGCACCGGCGCTGACAGTGCTGCACGGAGCAGCGGGATGAAGCTGGGCAAGAAGTGGCGGGCTGTCATCTCCCGCACCATGAACCGCAAGATGGGCAGGATGGCTGTGAAAGCCCTCGCTGAGGGGAAG GGAGACATGGAGGAGGACGAGGGGTCCCTGtgccccctgtccccaggcagcagcacagaggagccGAGCCATGACAAGCTGCCCCTGTCCTACCTGGAGATGGAGGAAGACGGGCACCCGCCCATCAGCCGCCAGCTGTCCAGCG gCAGCGACGTTTCCAGCCCCAGGGGCAGCAACCGGGAGagcctggggctggaggagagcGGCCCAGCCTACACCGGCCCCTTCTGCGGCCGTGCCCGCGTCCACACAGACTTCACACCCAGCCCTTATGACAAGGACTCGCTGAAGCTGCGG AAAGGGGACATCATCGGTATCATTGAGAAGCCACCCGTGGGCACCTGGACCGGGCTGCTCAACAACAGGGTGGGCTCCTTCAAGTTCATCTACGTGGACATCATCCCCGAGGAGTCAGCCCCTGCCCGCAAGAGCCGGGGCCCTGGCAAGAGCAAGCGGCTCAAGCCCAAGACCCTCCACGAGCTGCTGGAGCGCATCAACCTGCAG GAGCACACCTCCACCCTGCTGCTGAACGGCTACCAGACCCTGGAGGACTTCAAGGAGCTGCGGGAGACCCACCTCATCGAGCTGAACATCACGGACCCCCAGCACCGCACCAAGCTGCTCACAGCTGCCGAGCTCCTCCTGGATTACGACA CAGCCAGCGAGCCAGAGGAAGGTGACAGCTTTGAAGCTCAGCCTTCACCCTCGGAGCTCAAGGGAGACATTCCCCGGGACTCGGGCTGCTTCGAGGGATCAGAGACCCTAGACAGCAGCCGGGATGAGGCTGAGCTAGGGGGTCCGGAGGGGCAGCTGCAGGCTCTCTCCCTGGTAGAGTCCTCCTGA
- the SASH3 gene encoding SAM and SH3 domain-containing protein 3 isoform X1, giving the protein MLRRKPSNAGEKEPGHRKLSLQRSSSFKDFAKSKVSSPVPSETEFNLEENIPEDEPSSTGADSAARSSGMKLGKKWRAVISRTMNRKMGRMAVKALAEGKQGDMEEDEGSLCPLSPGSSTEEPSHDKLPLSYLEMEEDGHPPISRQLSSGSDVSSPRGSNRESLGLEESGPAYTGPFCGRARVHTDFTPSPYDKDSLKLRKGDIIGIIEKPPVGTWTGLLNNRVGSFKFIYVDIIPEESAPARKSRGPGKSKRLKPKTLHELLERINLQEHTSTLLLNGYQTLEDFKELRETHLIELNITDPQHRTKLLTAAELLLDYDTASEPEEGDSFEAQPSPSELKGDIPRDSGCFEGSETLDSSRDEAELGGPEGQLQALSLVESS; this is encoded by the exons ATGCTGCGCCGCAAGCCCTCCAACGCCGGTGAGAAGGAGCCAGGACACAGGAAG CTCTCCCTTCAGCGCTCCAGCAGCTTCAAGGACTTTGCCAAGTCCAAAGTCAGCTCCCCCGTGCCGAGCGAGACAGAGTTCAACCTGGAGGAGAAC ATCCCTGAGGATGAGCCCAGCAGCACCGGCGCTGACAGTGCTGCACGGAGCAGCGGGATGAAGCTGGGCAAGAAGTGGCGGGCTGTCATCTCCCGCACCATGAACCGCAAGATGGGCAGGATGGCTGTGAAAGCCCTCGCTGAGGGGAAG CAGGGAGACATGGAGGAGGACGAGGGGTCCCTGtgccccctgtccccaggcagcagcacagaggagccGAGCCATGACAAGCTGCCCCTGTCCTACCTGGAGATGGAGGAAGACGGGCACCCGCCCATCAGCCGCCAGCTGTCCAGCG gCAGCGACGTTTCCAGCCCCAGGGGCAGCAACCGGGAGagcctggggctggaggagagcGGCCCAGCCTACACCGGCCCCTTCTGCGGCCGTGCCCGCGTCCACACAGACTTCACACCCAGCCCTTATGACAAGGACTCGCTGAAGCTGCGG AAAGGGGACATCATCGGTATCATTGAGAAGCCACCCGTGGGCACCTGGACCGGGCTGCTCAACAACAGGGTGGGCTCCTTCAAGTTCATCTACGTGGACATCATCCCCGAGGAGTCAGCCCCTGCCCGCAAGAGCCGGGGCCCTGGCAAGAGCAAGCGGCTCAAGCCCAAGACCCTCCACGAGCTGCTGGAGCGCATCAACCTGCAG GAGCACACCTCCACCCTGCTGCTGAACGGCTACCAGACCCTGGAGGACTTCAAGGAGCTGCGGGAGACCCACCTCATCGAGCTGAACATCACGGACCCCCAGCACCGCACCAAGCTGCTCACAGCTGCCGAGCTCCTCCTGGATTACGACA CAGCCAGCGAGCCAGAGGAAGGTGACAGCTTTGAAGCTCAGCCTTCACCCTCGGAGCTCAAGGGAGACATTCCCCGGGACTCGGGCTGCTTCGAGGGATCAGAGACCCTAGACAGCAGCCGGGATGAGGCTGAGCTAGGGGGTCCGGAGGGGCAGCTGCAGGCTCTCTCCCTGGTAGAGTCCTCCTGA
- the SASH3 gene encoding SAM and SH3 domain-containing protein 3 isoform X2 → MLRRKPSNAGEKEPGHRKLSLQRSSSFKDFAKSKVSSPVPSETEFNLEENIPEDEPSSTGADSAARSSGMKLGKKWRAVISRTMNRKMGRMAVKALAEGKQGDMEEDEGSLCPLSPGSSTEEPSHDKLPLSYLEMEEDGHPPISRQLSSGSDVSSPRGSNRESLGLEESGPAYTGPFCGRARVHTDFTPSPYDKDSLKLRKGDIIGIIEKPPVGTWTGLLNNRVGSFKFIYVDIIPEESAPARKSRGPGKSKRLKPKTLHELLERINLQEHTSTLLLNGYQTLEDFKELRETHLIELNITDPQHRTKLLTAAELLLDYDTSEPEEGDSFEAQPSPSELKGDIPRDSGCFEGSETLDSSRDEAELGGPEGQLQALSLVESS, encoded by the exons ATGCTGCGCCGCAAGCCCTCCAACGCCGGTGAGAAGGAGCCAGGACACAGGAAG CTCTCCCTTCAGCGCTCCAGCAGCTTCAAGGACTTTGCCAAGTCCAAAGTCAGCTCCCCCGTGCCGAGCGAGACAGAGTTCAACCTGGAGGAGAAC ATCCCTGAGGATGAGCCCAGCAGCACCGGCGCTGACAGTGCTGCACGGAGCAGCGGGATGAAGCTGGGCAAGAAGTGGCGGGCTGTCATCTCCCGCACCATGAACCGCAAGATGGGCAGGATGGCTGTGAAAGCCCTCGCTGAGGGGAAG CAGGGAGACATGGAGGAGGACGAGGGGTCCCTGtgccccctgtccccaggcagcagcacagaggagccGAGCCATGACAAGCTGCCCCTGTCCTACCTGGAGATGGAGGAAGACGGGCACCCGCCCATCAGCCGCCAGCTGTCCAGCG gCAGCGACGTTTCCAGCCCCAGGGGCAGCAACCGGGAGagcctggggctggaggagagcGGCCCAGCCTACACCGGCCCCTTCTGCGGCCGTGCCCGCGTCCACACAGACTTCACACCCAGCCCTTATGACAAGGACTCGCTGAAGCTGCGG AAAGGGGACATCATCGGTATCATTGAGAAGCCACCCGTGGGCACCTGGACCGGGCTGCTCAACAACAGGGTGGGCTCCTTCAAGTTCATCTACGTGGACATCATCCCCGAGGAGTCAGCCCCTGCCCGCAAGAGCCGGGGCCCTGGCAAGAGCAAGCGGCTCAAGCCCAAGACCCTCCACGAGCTGCTGGAGCGCATCAACCTGCAG GAGCACACCTCCACCCTGCTGCTGAACGGCTACCAGACCCTGGAGGACTTCAAGGAGCTGCGGGAGACCCACCTCATCGAGCTGAACATCACGGACCCCCAGCACCGCACCAAGCTGCTCACAGCTGCCGAGCTCCTCCTGGATTACGACA CCAGCGAGCCAGAGGAAGGTGACAGCTTTGAAGCTCAGCCTTCACCCTCGGAGCTCAAGGGAGACATTCCCCGGGACTCGGGCTGCTTCGAGGGATCAGAGACCCTAGACAGCAGCCGGGATGAGGCTGAGCTAGGGGGTCCGGAGGGGCAGCTGCAGGCTCTCTCCCTGGTAGAGTCCTCCTGA
- the ZDHHC9 gene encoding palmitoyltransferase ZDHHC9 isoform X2 produces the protein MSVMVARKKVVRKWEKLPGRNTFCCDGRIMMARQKGIFYLTLFLILGTCALFFAFECRYLAVQLSPAIPVFAAVLFLFAMATLLRTSFSDPGVIPRALPDEAAFIEMEIEATNGTVPQGQRPPPRIKNFQINNQIVKLKYCYTCKIFRPPRASHCSICDNCVESLKIGFLNTLKETPGTVLEVLICFFTLWSVVGLTGFHTFLVALNQTTNEDIKGSWTGKNRVQNPYSHGNIVKNCCEVLCGPLPPSVLDRRGILQQEESTAQEESCPRGPTAQEPPAGKGPGGQAEESSTQQKDGSLPHLSAVPVPSLSSAEVPEKQQTSGELPVPSQDTGQAEH, from the exons ATGTCGGTGATGGTGGCGAGGAAGAAGGTGGTTCGGAAATGGGAGAAGCTGCCGGGCAGGAACACCTTCTGCTGCGATGGCCGCATCATGATGGCTCGGCAGAAGGGCATCTTCTACCTGACGCTCTTCCTCATCCTCGGCACCTGCGCCCTCTTCTTCGCCTTTGA GTGTCGGTACCTGGCGGtccagctgtccccagccatCCCAGTCTTTGCAGCCGTTCTCTTCCTGTTCGCCATGGCCACGCTCCTGCGGACGAGCTTCAGCGATCCTGGCGTGATCCCAAGAGCCCTGCCTGACGAGGCAGCCTTTATCGAGATGGAGATTG AGGCCACCAATGGGACTGTGCCGCAGGGTCAGCGCCCACCCCCGCGGATTAAAAACTTCCAGATCAACAACCAGATAGTGAAGCTCAAGTATTGCTACACCTGTAAGATCTTTCGTCCACCCCGTGCCTCTCACTGCAGCATCTGCGACAACTGTGTGG AATCTCTGAAGATTGGATTTCTGAACACGTTGAAGGAAACACCAGGGAC TGTACTGGAGGTGCTCATCTGTTTCTTCACCCTGTGGTCAGTGGTGGGGTTAACTGGGTTCCACACCTTCCTGGTGGCACTGAATCAGACAACCAATGAAGAT ATTAAGGGGTCCTGGACTGGGAAGAACCGTGTGCAGAATCCCTACAGCCATGGCAACATAGTGAAGAACTGCTGTGAGGTGCTCTGTGGGCCTCTGCCCCCCAG TGTCTTGGACAGACGGGGCATCTTGCAGCAAGAGGAGAGCACAGCTCAGGAGGAGTCATGCCCACGGGGACCCACGGCTCAAGAGCCCCCCGCTGGCAAGGGCCCTGgggggcaggcagaggagaGCAGCACTCAGCAGAAGGATGGCAGCCTTCCTCACCTGAGCGCT gtCCCTGTGCCATCCCTGAGCAGTGCTGAGGtgccagaaaagcagcaaacGTCCGGGGagctcccagtcccatcccaggaCACTGGGCAAGCAGAGCACTAG
- the ZDHHC9 gene encoding palmitoyltransferase ZDHHC9 isoform X1, whose product MSVMVARKKVVRKWEKLPGRNTFCCDGRIMMARQKGIFYLTLFLILGTCALFFAFECRYLAVQLSPAIPVFAAVLFLFAMATLLRTSFSDPGVIPRALPDEAAFIEMEIEATNGTVPQGQRPPPRIKNFQINNQIVKLKYCYTCKIFRPPRASHCSICDNCVERFDHHCPWVGNCVGKRNYRYFYLFILSLSLLTIYIFTFNIVYVALKSLKIGFLNTLKETPGTVLEVLICFFTLWSVVGLTGFHTFLVALNQTTNEDIKGSWTGKNRVQNPYSHGNIVKNCCEVLCGPLPPSVLDRRGILQQEESTAQEESCPRGPTAQEPPAGKGPGGQAEESSTQQKDGSLPHLSAVPVPSLSSAEVPEKQQTSGELPVPSQDTGQAEH is encoded by the exons ATGTCGGTGATGGTGGCGAGGAAGAAGGTGGTTCGGAAATGGGAGAAGCTGCCGGGCAGGAACACCTTCTGCTGCGATGGCCGCATCATGATGGCTCGGCAGAAGGGCATCTTCTACCTGACGCTCTTCCTCATCCTCGGCACCTGCGCCCTCTTCTTCGCCTTTGA GTGTCGGTACCTGGCGGtccagctgtccccagccatCCCAGTCTTTGCAGCCGTTCTCTTCCTGTTCGCCATGGCCACGCTCCTGCGGACGAGCTTCAGCGATCCTGGCGTGATCCCAAGAGCCCTGCCTGACGAGGCAGCCTTTATCGAGATGGAGATTG AGGCCACCAATGGGACTGTGCCGCAGGGTCAGCGCCCACCCCCGCGGATTAAAAACTTCCAGATCAACAACCAGATAGTGAAGCTCAAGTATTGCTACACCTGTAAGATCTTTCGTCCACCCCGTGCCTCTCACTGCAGCATCTGCGACAACTGTGTGG AGCGCTTCGACCATCACTGTCCCTGGGTTGGCAACTGTGTGGGGAAGAGGAACTACCGCTATTTCTACCTCTTCATCCTGTCGCTCTCACTCCTCACCATCTACATCTTCACCTTCAACATAGTCTACGTAGCACTGA AATCTCTGAAGATTGGATTTCTGAACACGTTGAAGGAAACACCAGGGAC TGTACTGGAGGTGCTCATCTGTTTCTTCACCCTGTGGTCAGTGGTGGGGTTAACTGGGTTCCACACCTTCCTGGTGGCACTGAATCAGACAACCAATGAAGAT ATTAAGGGGTCCTGGACTGGGAAGAACCGTGTGCAGAATCCCTACAGCCATGGCAACATAGTGAAGAACTGCTGTGAGGTGCTCTGTGGGCCTCTGCCCCCCAG TGTCTTGGACAGACGGGGCATCTTGCAGCAAGAGGAGAGCACAGCTCAGGAGGAGTCATGCCCACGGGGACCCACGGCTCAAGAGCCCCCCGCTGGCAAGGGCCCTGgggggcaggcagaggagaGCAGCACTCAGCAGAAGGATGGCAGCCTTCCTCACCTGAGCGCT gtCCCTGTGCCATCCCTGAGCAGTGCTGAGGtgccagaaaagcagcaaacGTCCGGGGagctcccagtcccatcccaggaCACTGGGCAAGCAGAGCACTAG
- the UTP14A gene encoding U3 small nucleolar RNA-associated protein 14 homolog A, producing the protein MAEDWLGVEAAVSGSDGEEEGQEDGERRHQQLLQAVSDLSGRKRRKLAERTEASVQVSEFNVSCKGTGEKLVLSELLEPIRPKSTLSSVKKELTRVKQKKAVELPLSKEEAKRVVREAAYVRTSKDVGKWQQVVLQNRRAEQLVFPLKQEIATVVPLEQVVSAWKARTPLEQEIFGLLHKTQQPVTDPLLTPDEAASLQAMSLEEARQRRAELQKARVMQSYYEAKARREKKIKSKKYHRVLKKSKRRKALKEFELLHKSDPEAALARLEELEQLRMQERMSLKHQNKGKWARSKAIMAKYDLEARKAMQEQLAKSKELMQKVQVKLPEDEPGDVPEEDLASVTVPAGARGANPWMLGKPSGPVTEPEVQEGPGDNAVPGAAESKEEVSEEEMSEEEALLQGFAQKRNVRQQRAGSPEGPGADERRAVSELPGDSPIHSTCAEEEQASVGLKQPPQAQEDVLLSEQLRRVQSMADVDALASEEHVEEQEKPMATRVKKQVEQQEEGRAGDGCAKKPPAKKKIISLQAVLAGKPQEVQCPSLPMVVEEEEGGIDQRGVITEAFAGDDVVADFRREKRKAEQATKPQPVNLVLPGWGEWGGTGLKPSTKKIKRFLLKPPPAPPRKDQHLPHVIMSEKRNIHAAAHQVSELPFPFERHQQFEQSIQTPLGPTWNTQRAFQKLTAPRVITRAGHIIQPISAEDVPTTATTAGSGAKPALEIVPKGQEQPLRHPRGRAR; encoded by the exons ATGGCGGAGGACTGGCTGGGCGTGGAGGCGGCCGTGAGCGGCAGCGACGGCGAGGAGGAG gggcaggaggatGGCGAGAGgcggcaccagcagctcctgcaggcgGTCAGTGACCTCTCCGGACGGAAGCG gCGGAAGCTGGCAGAGCGCACAGAGGCAAGTGTGCAGGTGTCCGAGTTCAATGTCAGCTGCAAAG GTACTGGGGAGAAGCTGGTTCTGTCCGAGCTCCTGGAGCCCATCCGTCCCAAATCCACCCTGAGCAGCGTGAAGAAAGAACTGACCAGGGTGAAGCAGAAGAAGGCAGTGGAGCTTCCCCTCAGCAAAGAGGAGGCAAAGCGG GTTGTGAGGGAAGCTGCCTATGTCCGGACCTCTAAAGACGTGGGCAAATGGCAGCAGGTAGTTTTGCAGAACCGACGGGCAGAGCAGCTGGTCTTCCCTCTGAAGCAGGAGATCGCTACAGTCGTCCCCCTGGAACAAGTGGTTTCAGCATGGAAG GCCCGAACTCCCCTGGAGCAGGAGATCTTCGGACTGCTCCACAAGACACAGCAGCCTGTCACAGACCCGCTCCTGACGCCAGACGAGGCAGCCTCGCTGCAGGCAATGAGCTTGGAGGAG GCCCGGCAGCGGcgggcagagctgcagaaggCTCGGGTCATGCAGTCCTACTATGAAGCCAAGGCTCGGCGAGAGAAGAAGATCAAGAGCAAGAA GTACCATCGCGTGctgaagaaaagtaagagaCGCAAGGCCTTAAAGGAGTTTGAATTGCTGCACAAGTCGGACCCTGAGGCTGCCTTGGCAAGgttggaggagctggagcagctcagGATGCAG GAGCGGATGAGTCTTAAGCACCAGAACAAGGGAAAATGGGCCCGCTCCAAGGCCATTATGGCTAAGTATGACCTGGAG GCCCGCAAGGCCATGCAGGAGCAGCTGGCCAAGAGCAAAGAGTTGATGCAGAAGGTGCAGGTGAAGCTGCCTGAGGATGAGCCAGGTGATGTGCCCGAGGAGGACCTCGCGTCAGTGACCGTCCCTGCGGGTGCCAGGGGAGCGAATCCCTGGATGCTGGGCAAGCCCAGTGGCCCAGTCACGGAGCCTGAGGTGCAGGAGGGTCCTGGAGACAATGCAGTGCCTGGTGCTGCAGAGAGCAAGGAGGAGGTGTCGGAGGAGGAGATGTCGGAGGAGGAAGCTCTGCTACAAGGCTTTGCGCAGAAGCGGAATGTGCGTCAGCAGCGGGCAGGGAGCCCCGAGGGACCAG GTGCCGATGAGAGGAGGGCAGTTTCTGAACTGCCAGGGGACAGCCCCATCCACTCGACCTGTGCTGAGGAGGAGCAGGCGAGCGTGGGGCTCAAGCAGCCTCCCCAGGCCCAGGAGGACGTCCTGCTGTCAGAGCAGCTGCGCCGGGTGCAGTCGATGGCAGATGTTGACGCTTTGGCCTCTGAGGAGCATGTGGAAGAGCAGGAGAAGCCAATGGCCACAAGAGTCAAGAAGCAAgtagagcagcaggaggaaggcagagctggggatgggTGTGCCAAGAAACCACCAGCCAAGAAGAAGATCATCAGcctgcaggctgtgctggctgggaagCCCCAGGAGGTTCAGTGCCCCAGCCTGCCCATGGTTGTGGAGGAGGAG GAGGGTGGCATTGACCAAAGAGGTGTCATCACAGAGGCCTTTGCTGGGGATGATGTGGTGGCTGACTTTCGCCGGGAGAAGCGCAAGGCAGAGCAGGCCACGAAGCCGCAGCCGGTGAACTTGGTGCTGCCAGGCTGGGGCGAGTGGGGAGGCACAGGACTGAAGCCCAgcaccaagaaaataaaacg GTTCCTGCTCAAGCCGCCTCCGGCGCCTCCCAGGAAGGACCAGCACTTGCCCCATGTCATCATGAGCGAGAAGCGCAACATCCACGCAGCAGCACATCAG GTCAGTGAGCTGCCCTTCCCCTTTGAAAGGCACCAGCAGTTTGAGCAGAGCATCCAGACACCCCTGGGCCCCACGTGGAACACACAGCGTGCCTTCCAGAAGCTGACTGCACCCCGCGTCATTACCCGAGCAGGCCACATAATCCAGCCCATCTCTGCCGAGGATGTCCCCACCACGGCCACCACAGCTGGCAGTGGAGCCAAGCCAGCACTAGAAATTGTGCCCAAGGGGCAAGAGCAGCCATTGCGCCACCCACGTGGGAGGGCGCGGTAG